GCTTGTCGACATCGCGGAGGCCAACGGGATCAGCAAGGCCGGGCTGTACTACCACTTCAGCAGCAAGCAGGACCTGCTGGCCGCCATCATCAACTACGGCCACGAGATCCTCGAGGTCGAGTTCGAAAAGCAGCTCGCCGATTGCAGCACCGACGAGGACGCGCTGCGCCGTCTGATCTACACCTACGCCGTGATCATCACCCGCCGTGACGACGCCGCCTACGCAAACCTCGCGGTCGAGGAGATGAAGTCGCTGCTGCCGGCGGACCAGGAGCAGATAGCAGAGCGCAAGCGCGCGTTCCTCGGCCGCATCCGCGAACGGCTGGAACGCCTCGCGGCGGCCGGCAAGCTCCGCGACGTCGACATCACGGCCGCCACCCACACCCTGGCCGGCATGGTCCTCTGGCTCCCCAAGTGGTATCGACAAACCGGGCGGTTGTCGGCAAGTGAGATGGCGAACGAGATCACCAATCTCGCCATGCACGCAGTACTGCCGGATGGCAGCTAGCACCGCGCCCGGCGATCAGCGACGGCCGCCTCAGCGGCACGATGTTTGGTCAGCGGCAGACGAACACTGAATGCTAGACTGTCGTGCCAGTGCGGATGATGAGCGGAGACAACTCCAAACCCATGACATCAGAAGGTCGCAACCGCCGTTGGGTAGTCATTGCCGTCAGCGTCGCGGTGGTGATCGCGAGCGCCTACCTCGTTCTCCGCTCCCCGCCGGGCGCCAGGTCAGTGGCTCCGAATACCGTGGAGACAACCGTCACCCCGGCTCTATCCCCGACACTGGAAAGAGCTCCGGTAGCCCTCAACGTCATCCTGATCACCCTCGACACCCTCCGGTCAGACCGGATTTCGTGCTACGGCTCGGACCTCGTGGACACGCCGAACATCGACGCGTTCGCCGCGGAAGGCGTCCGCTTCACCAACGCGGCGAGCACGGTGCCCTTCACCCTGCCGGCGCACGCGTCGATCATGACCGGCCTCTACCCGCCCGGCCACGGGGTCCGCGAGAACGTAGGCTACGTTCTCGATGATCGCTACCCGACGCTCGCCGAGCTGCTCGGGAACGGCGGTTGGGCCACCGGCGGGTTCGTGAGCGCTTTCGTTCTCGACGGCAAGTGGGGGATCGGACGCGGGTTCGACGAGTACGTCGACGACTTCGATTTGCAGGAGATGGAAACCGCCAACATGAGCTCGGTTCAGCGCGACGGTGCGGAAACCGTGGCCGCCGCCGTGACCTGGCTCGACCAACAGCCCGCCGACCGGCCGTTCTTCCTCTGGCTCCACCTCTATGACCCCCACGAGCCGTACACGCCGCCGGAGCCATTCAATTCACGTTATCCGGGCCGACCGTACGACGGCGAGGTGGCCTACACGGACTCACTCGTCGGCGAGTTCCGGCGCGCCCTCGACGAACGGGATCTTCTTGACGACTCGCTGGTCATCGTCACCAGCGATCACGGCGAGGGGCTCGGCGACCACGGTGAGGAGTTCCACGGCTTCTTCGTGTACGACTCGACGATTCACGTTGCTCTGATCATCAAGCCTCCCTCGAGGTTCGGCGCAGGCCGGGTCGTGGATCGGCCGGTGAGCCACGTCGACCTCGTGCCGACCATCCTCGACCTTGTGGGCCAGCCCCTACCCGACGACGTCCAGGGGCGTAGTCTGGCGCCTTTGATCGCCGGCGAGGATGTGACGTGGGACCGACCGGTGTACTCGGAATCTCTGTATCCGCTGCTTCACTACGGGTGGGCGCCCCTTCGGGCCCTCCGCGCGGACCGGTTCAAGTTGATCGACGCCCCTCGCCCGGAGCTCTTCAATCTCGAGGACGATCCGAGCGAGGATCAAAACCTCTACGAGCGGGAGTCCCTTCGATCGGACGAAATGGAGGTCGCACTCGGAGAACTCCGGCACCACATCGAGATCCACGATCAGCCTGACGAAGCTCGACCGGAGCTCGACGAAGCGACGCTCGCACAGCTGCAGGCACTCGGCTACGTGGCGGGCCAGGGCGGGGTCGACGTGGAGGATGAGGAAGAACGTGAGCGCGCCGATCCCAAGGACCGCCTCCAGCTCCACCAGATGATCATGGCCGCCCAGAGCATGATGGCGAGCGATGAGCTTGAAACGGCTGAGAGCGTGCTCGGTCAGGTCCTGGCAGAGGACGACGCGATCCTCGATGCACACCAGATGATGGGACAGATCTCGAGCTCACAGCACCATCCCGACGACGCGATCCGTCATTTCCGGCGGGCTCTCGAGCTGAACCCCAACCACGAGCGATCACTCTACGGCCTGGCCTCGGCCTATGCGGCACTCGAGAGGTACGACGAGGCGGTGGTCGGGTTCCAGCGCATTCTGGATCTCACAGGCGGAGATGCTCGGGCGTCGCTCGCCATCTCCGACATCTATGTCGAGCTCGGGCGCTTTGACGACGCCGCAGCGGTGCTCGAGGAAGCTGCTGCACAAGGCGATGCGTCACCATACTTCACTAACGCCCTCGGCGAGGTGCGCGTCGAGCAGGGTCGCGACGACGAAGCGATGCCCCTGTTCCAGCGGGCTATCGCCGAAGATGAGGGGTACGCCCTGCCTCATTTCAATCTCGGGGTGCTCTACGAGGAGAGAGGGGACCTCGGTCCGGCTGTCGCGGAGTACGAGCGGGCGCTCGAGCTCGCTCCCACCTTCTACAAGGCACAGTTCAACCTCGGCAAGCTTTTGGCCTCGACGGGCGATGTCGATCAGGCCCGCCAGCTGTGGGAAGGGTCGATCGAGTCCTACCCGGAATTCGTCCAGGGCCGGTACTACCTCGCCAAGCTGCTCATGGACACGGGCGGCAGTCTCGTGCGAGCCGA
This portion of the Acidobacteriota bacterium genome encodes:
- a CDS encoding TetR/AcrR family transcriptional regulator, which codes for MAGESEIRQKVATNAHAPQIRRRPSRRIEIMRRSAHLFLEKGFEITSLVDIAEANGISKAGLYYHFSSKQDLLAAIINYGHEILEVEFEKQLADCSTDEDALRRLIYTYAVIITRRDDAAYANLAVEEMKSLLPADQEQIAERKRAFLGRIRERLERLAAAGKLRDVDITAATHTLAGMVLWLPKWYRQTGRLSASEMANEITNLAMHAVLPDGS
- a CDS encoding sulfatase-like hydrolase/transferase, whose protein sequence is MTSEGRNRRWVVIAVSVAVVIASAYLVLRSPPGARSVAPNTVETTVTPALSPTLERAPVALNVILITLDTLRSDRISCYGSDLVDTPNIDAFAAEGVRFTNAASTVPFTLPAHASIMTGLYPPGHGVRENVGYVLDDRYPTLAELLGNGGWATGGFVSAFVLDGKWGIGRGFDEYVDDFDLQEMETANMSSVQRDGAETVAAAVTWLDQQPADRPFFLWLHLYDPHEPYTPPEPFNSRYPGRPYDGEVAYTDSLVGEFRRALDERDLLDDSLVIVTSDHGEGLGDHGEEFHGFFVYDSTIHVALIIKPPSRFGAGRVVDRPVSHVDLVPTILDLVGQPLPDDVQGRSLAPLIAGEDVTWDRPVYSESLYPLLHYGWAPLRALRADRFKLIDAPRPELFNLEDDPSEDQNLYERESLRSDEMEVALGELRHHIEIHDQPDEARPELDEATLAQLQALGYVAGQGGVDVEDEEERERADPKDRLQLHQMIMAAQSMMASDELETAESVLGQVLAEDDAILDAHQMMGQISSSQHHPDDAIRHFRRALELNPNHERSLYGLASAYAALERYDEAVVGFQRILDLTGGDARASLAISDIYVELGRFDDAAAVLEEAAAQGDASPYFTNALGEVRVEQGRDDEAMPLFQRAIAEDEGYALPHFNLGVLYEERGDLGPAVAEYERALELAPTFYKAQFNLGKLLASTGDVDQARQLWEGSIESYPEFVQGRYYLAKLLMDTGGSLVRAEVLVREGIELDPEHEEGPLGYYVLADILNRTGRPAEAQQAVAVGRQIQSQQN